The following are encoded in a window of Candidatus Neomarinimicrobiota bacterium genomic DNA:
- the truA gene encoding tRNA pseudouridine(38-40) synthase TruA, translated as MPRFKIKIQYDGTGYRGWQLQKEDRTVQGEIESALTTLNKGESIRIYGAGRTDTGVHATGQIAHFDFKTDMDSCSLKDAMNGNLPRDSRVMECLVVPPEFHARFSAKQRHYYYRTRTDDFLLDRNYTWHTGPLDQNILNEAAQYIVGNHDFTSFSRNNEDLEHRRAIVYDSVWKGDGAVVNYHVTANRFLHHMVRYLVGTMVEISRGKFELERFKNLIDHPKDNVKIFKAPPKGLVLTKVDYDD; from the coding sequence CAATATGACGGTACTGGCTACCGCGGTTGGCAACTTCAAAAAGAAGACAGAACAGTTCAAGGTGAAATAGAATCTGCACTCACAACCTTGAATAAGGGAGAAAGCATTCGCATTTACGGTGCAGGGCGTACGGATACTGGTGTCCATGCTACGGGACAAATCGCCCATTTTGATTTTAAAACGGATATGGACTCATGCAGTCTGAAAGATGCCATGAATGGCAATCTTCCAAGAGATTCGAGGGTAATGGAATGTCTTGTAGTTCCGCCGGAATTTCATGCAAGGTTTTCTGCCAAACAACGTCACTATTATTACCGAACAAGGACCGACGATTTTCTCCTCGATCGAAATTATACTTGGCATACCGGCCCATTGGATCAGAACATATTAAATGAAGCAGCCCAATATATAGTGGGAAACCATGATTTTACCTCATTCAGCAGAAATAATGAAGATTTGGAACACCGCCGTGCCATCGTCTATGATTCAGTATGGAAAGGGGACGGCGCCGTGGTAAATTATCACGTAACCGCGAACCGATTTCTACACCATATGGTCCGCTATTTGGTGGGAACAATGGTTGAAATATCACGTGGAAAATTTGAATTAGAACGGTTTAAAAATTTGATTGATCATCCTAAAGACAATGTAAAAATATTTAAAGCACCGCCTAAAGGGTTGGTCCTCACAAAAGTGGATTATGATGACTAA